The DNA region gaaaattatcaCGTGACTATCTATCGTGGTTTTGATTGAATACTAGGATAATGTTGGAGCACTTATAGTtgtcaaataatattttgaacaaGTCAAGTTAAGTTTACCTGTCTTTACGTTTAGCAAAGAATCGATGTAAGGAAGCTCTACGTGCTATACGTTCCACGAGCTGGttttgttgttgctgctgttgATTGACATCCGCAGAATCTGAGGGCTCGTTGAGATCAGGAAGAACCATGttgcttttgttgttgttttggaCATTAACTTCAGTAACAGGCTTGGCCTGTTTTGCTACTTGTATTATCTCTTTAGCTTTGTCTGAAGGAAACTCATTGTATACTAAAACTTTTCCTCCAAAGAAGATTGTCAGCTGGGAACTTCCCGGATCTGATGGTTCACTGTAAACCAAAATCCGGTTTCAGAAAAACCCCATTTAAAACCGGAATAGCAACAAGTGTTATTATTATAGACCTCACCTGATATTGGTAGCTTTGGCTTTGCCTCCAGATAAGCTAGAGGGTTCGCCTAAGACGTTAAGGGCTTTGATTTCCGAATTTGCCTTGTGCATCACATTTTGTTTGTCTGAATAAAGAGAATAAACACTATTGTCAGCTTTATTGGAATCAAGCGAATAAACtctacaaaaataattattattttttgcgATTCATGAACCGTATCAGTTTCCGAAATCAACTAAATtatcttcttatttcttttccTGGTTACATATTACAAAAGGAGTTAATTCgagttttaagtttttaagGAACTGACTTgcaaatgaataaataaaaaacagactttacttcttttttttgaatgaagAACAGACTTTACTATTACAAGTGACGGACGTGAGAGCTAGGAACATATAAAGTACCTTGTTGATCAGAGTTTCCAGGTAACCCTAGATCCTCCGGCTTTCGGACTAATCCAAGATCTATATTCCCGAAACTACCCTTCTCCTTCAAGTAACGGCTGAGCAAACTACATCTCCGGGTAAAGTTAAACTTCTCCGGCGGTTGTGCCTTACCATCTTCATTTCTCAACATATTGTGGAAGAAAGAATACAAGTGGGATTGCCCTTTttcgaaagaaaaaaatacaagtgGGATTCGTCGAGCTCGCTCATGTGTTTTATAAACTCATTTTCTGTGGCTTTTAATAGcctcaaataaataaataaaaatgaaaatgatattttatttttgtttttattttcttattcttctttttttcagtATGTGGTAATTCTActttttattcataaatgaaAATTCAGATATTTggcaataaataaatattcctCGTGTGAAAGAGAGAGGAAATTTCATAACAATAACAAAGTTAATGGTAGTAATCCATCGCTAGTTATTTATTGTTAAAAGTTTGGTATAACAAATCTGTCGcctatctttttatttaaatatgctCACATGTTTTTGTTTAGTTTGGTACAGAATATCTGTTTATGGATATTGGACGGTCAGATTTTAGActaaacaaatgtttttttttcaattagaATTTCCCGCACGTTTTCCTTGAGCGTAAAGAGTTACACACCGACGACCACGTTATCAAACGCCGTTAGCCAATCTGCTACATATTCATAAAGAAACCCCAAAGATGTTTATAACTACGAAACTGCCATTCCACAAGAGCTCAGCCTAAGCTATCGTTGTGGCATTATCGTAGTTAGAACTCATATTCATGGGACTTTTCATGCGTTACAAGAACTTGTTAGTAAACTTTAACGGTCGtacaaaaaaagttaaactTTAATGGAAACTCGAATAGAATAGTACGTGGGCCGTGTGGGGGCTCTGTCTCGTAATTTCCGGAGTTCCGtgtgaaaaaaattcaaaagtatGGCACTTGTCTGAGACCCGAcagaagattaaaaaaacacGTGAGTTAAATAGAGTCATCTGTTATGATTAGGACAAGTCGCGCAATATCATACGAAGCACTCGCGACAGTAATGTGTGATTTGCATTTTTCCCCACGAGAGAAGGCAAATCTTTTGATCCCACCTAATACGATTAgtcaagaaaaacaaaactaatggctAAAGGGATTAATTGACCTAACTGCCCCTTTCACGGATGCAATAATCAATACGTTGCTTCATGATTACGACTCGTTAGAAAAAACGTGTTCAggtaaaatgatatttttctaaaaagagAGAATAAAAGTATGGTCGCTGGGACCTTCATGATGTGGAGCTTGATTGATCTTTCGATTgtatttttgaatttctttCTTCCGAGATTCCTAGGAAGTTGTGGCTCTCAGAATTTCTTTACGTTTTTGTTAGCAATGTATATAAAATGGCTTGGGCTGAAACTTTCAGTTCCGTATGTTTGAGATTCTTCGGAAGTGTGATTCCAAACTTTGGGCCGAAATAGCCATAACTAGCTGTTACATATTCTCCCTTGGATCCTTTGATCTTTATGGCTCACGAGGAACACTTTGGTTATCGAGAATAAACTCCTCATCGCCGAGGAAACTGCAACAAGAGCAATACGCTTAGCTTTGGAGTGGAACAAAGCGCAAGGAAAAGAAGTAACAGCTACAGCCTTACCAAGAAGGATTGGAAACCAAGATAGGATCAGAGCATCACAGAATATGCAGGTTGGAGCGATCACATACAAGACAGATGCAGCTTGGAGTAAAGAGCGCAACAGAACGGGCTTGGCGTGGAACTTCACAGGCCCCTCTATCTCGGCTCCAATCGAAGGATCGATATC from Raphanus sativus cultivar WK10039 chromosome 8, ASM80110v3, whole genome shotgun sequence includes:
- the LOC108819691 gene encoding protein TIFY 11A-like, translating into MLRNEDGKAQPPEKFNFTRRCSLLSRYLKEKGSFGNIDLGLVRKPEDLGLPGNSDQQDKQNVMHKANSEIKALNVLGEPSSLSGGKAKATNISEPSDPGSSQLTIFFGGKVLVYNEFPSDKAKEIIQVAKQAKPVTEVNVQNNNKSNMVLPDLNEPSDSADVNQQQQQQNQLVERIARRASLHRFFAKRKDRAVARAPYQVNQNAGSHHYPPKPDNVPGQQLEQGQSSQRPAQPKPECDKDMLMEVKEEGQCSKDLELRL